A window of the Lactuca sativa cultivar Salinas chromosome 7, Lsat_Salinas_v11, whole genome shotgun sequence genome harbors these coding sequences:
- the LOC128127136 gene encoding uncharacterized protein LOC128127136 has product MAQSNANLSHNEQSNHNLQAFEHYLMCDNDDFPPLNFTELLTPLQQNEIPITPARFQSPVVDSENVQPNDSSFDPLNLGNETHEECFQTDPSQACDETNIGVNTANGTNDFGNPIQLSSWPLQVPPYTCSCCHILREIIHTNGVDITKLEVHGRLGLICHAVLDKYGIDHTTNQGHEYKMFDFCKETTKRVKQFLVEYCKERKTKGHVMLQDPLSSFYEAVCVGFNWEHNIHTDDLIPNDLGDQQTNQPDVGTSRGRLNNQKTLSMQRERTGKLTMKDLVEYFHIPIEVAAKKIRVCPTVIKKICRKHGLLRWPYRKIKSIERKISTREKCLTSLHAEERIHAQTEIDSLRQEITNIYVGFNV; this is encoded by the exons ATGGCCCAATCAAATGCCAATCTTTCTCATAACGAACAATCGAACCACAATCTCCAAGCATTCGAACACTATCTCATGTGTGATAATGATGATTTCCCTCCACTAAATTTCACCGAATTACTAACCCCTTTGCAACAAAACGAAATTCCGATCACCCCCGCAAGATTTCAGTCACCGGTGGTTGATTCTGAAAACGTGCAACCCAATGATTCATCATTCGATCCATTAAATCTTGGGAATGAGACGCATGAAGAATGTTTCCAAACGGACCCATCTCAGGCTTGTGATGAGACAAACATTGGTGTTAATACCGCTAATGGAACAAATGATTTTGGAAACCCGATTCAACTTTCATCCTGGCCATTGCAAGTGCCTCCATATACTTGCAGTTGCTGTCATATTCTTAGAGAAATCATACATACTAATG GTGTTGATATCACGAAGCTTGAGGTTCATGGAAGACTTGGTTTGATTTGTCATGCTGTTCTAGATAAATACGGTATTGATCACACAACGAACCAAGGCCATGAGTACAAAATGTTCGA TTTTTGCAAAGAAACCACAAAGAGAGTGAAACAATTCCTCGTGGAATACTGCAAAGAGCGAAAAACAAAGGGTCATGTAATGTTACAAGATCCGCTTTCTTCATTCTATGAAGCTGTATGTGTTGGGTTCAATTGGGAGCACAATATACACACGGATGATCTCATTCCTAACGATTTAG GTGATCAGCAAACTAATCAACCAGATGTGGGGACCAGTAGAGGAAGACTTAATAACCAGAAAACCCTTTCAATGCAG AGGGAACGGACAGGAAAACTTACTATGAAAGATCTTGTCGAGTACTTTCATATTCCGATAGAAGTAGCTGCGAAGAAGATACGCGTTTGCCCAACTGTAATCAAGAAAATTTGCCGTAAGCATGGACTATTAAGGTGGCCATACAGAAAG ATAAAATCCATTGAGAGGAAGATATCAACGAGAGAGAAATGTTTAACTTCACTTCATGCTGAAGAAAGAATTCATGCTCAAACCGAAATTGACAGTCTTCGGCAGGAAATCACAAATATTTATGTAGGATTCAATGTTTAA